A genomic region of Mesobacillus jeotgali contains the following coding sequences:
- a CDS encoding glycerol-3-phosphate dehydrogenase/oxidase: MFTNRKRKEIISNLKNNKFDLLVIGGGITGAGIALDATTRGLSTAVLEMQDFAAGTSSRSTKLVHGGLRYLKQLDVKVVAEVGKERAIVYENGPHVTTPEWMLLPFHKGGTFGSFTTSIGLRVYDFLAGVKKSERRTMFSKDETLRREPLIKKDGLKGGGYYVEYRTDDARLTIEVMKAAVEKGTTALNYSKVEDLLYENGRIVGVIVEDQLSGKKYEVYAKKIINATGPWVDNIREKDGSKKGKSLILSKGVHIVIDQSRFPLKQAVYFDTPDKRMVFAIPRNGKAYVGTTDTFYDEDKANPKMTRADMDYLINAINYMFPEVKAKPEDVESSWAGIRPLIHEEGKGPSEISRKDEIWESDSGLITIAGGKLTGYRKMAETIVDLIAGKFESEEGRKLMPSQTKHLPISGGDFGGSDKFPQFVEAAAQQGVKAGLSIEEARQIAAFYGSNAPTVFGLVSARKADAEKFNLPLVTFAKLVYGIEHELTATLVDFYFRRTGDLLFDIASVHQTKKAVSRYMAECFNWSEAEKARYEAELDEEIQQATTPVV, translated from the coding sequence ATGTTCACGAATAGAAAACGCAAGGAGATTATCTCCAATCTAAAAAATAATAAATTTGATTTACTTGTAATCGGCGGCGGTATCACAGGTGCGGGAATTGCTCTTGATGCGACGACAAGAGGTTTAAGCACAGCAGTATTGGAAATGCAGGATTTCGCGGCGGGCACGTCCAGCCGTTCTACAAAGCTCGTTCACGGAGGCCTCCGTTATTTGAAGCAGCTGGATGTGAAGGTCGTAGCTGAAGTAGGAAAGGAAAGAGCGATTGTTTACGAAAATGGACCGCATGTAACGACTCCGGAATGGATGCTGCTGCCTTTCCACAAGGGCGGGACGTTCGGCAGCTTTACGACTTCGATTGGACTGCGCGTATATGACTTTTTGGCAGGTGTAAAAAAGAGCGAACGAAGAACGATGTTTTCCAAGGATGAAACATTGCGAAGAGAGCCGCTCATTAAAAAAGACGGCTTAAAGGGCGGAGGCTATTACGTTGAGTACCGCACTGATGATGCGAGACTGACGATCGAGGTCATGAAGGCGGCAGTGGAAAAGGGCACAACCGCTTTGAACTATTCCAAGGTCGAGGATCTTCTTTATGAAAACGGCAGGATTGTTGGTGTCATAGTTGAAGATCAACTTTCAGGCAAAAAATACGAGGTATATGCGAAGAAAATCATCAATGCCACTGGACCCTGGGTTGATAACATTCGTGAAAAAGACGGCTCCAAAAAAGGCAAGAGTCTGATTTTATCAAAAGGCGTCCACATTGTGATCGACCAGTCCCGATTCCCGCTAAAGCAAGCTGTATATTTCGATACACCTGATAAAAGAATGGTGTTCGCGATTCCGCGAAACGGCAAAGCGTATGTAGGCACGACAGATACATTTTATGACGAGGATAAGGCCAATCCTAAGATGACAAGAGCTGATATGGATTATTTGATCAATGCCATCAACTACATGTTCCCAGAGGTGAAAGCGAAGCCGGAGGATGTCGAGTCAAGCTGGGCTGGAATTCGTCCGCTGATTCACGAAGAAGGCAAGGGACCATCAGAGATTTCCCGTAAAGATGAAATCTGGGAATCTGATTCAGGATTGATTACGATTGCCGGCGGTAAACTGACAGGTTACCGCAAAATGGCGGAAACGATTGTCGACCTTATAGCCGGAAAATTTGAGTCAGAGGAAGGTAGGAAACTCATGCCTAGCCAAACGAAGCATTTGCCGATTTCCGGAGGAGACTTTGGCGGATCAGATAAGTTCCCGCAGTTTGTCGAAGCAGCCGCACAGCAGGGAGTAAAAGCTGGTCTATCAATAGAGGAAGCGAGGCAAATTGCAGCCTTTTACGGCTCGAACGCTCCAACTGTCTTTGGCTTAGTCAGCGCGAGAAAAGCAGACGCTGAAAAATTTAATTTGCCACTCGTCACCTTTGCGAAATTGGTATACGGAATTGAACACGAGCTCACCGCCACGCTTGTTGATTTCTATTTTAGACGAACAGGGGATTTGCTGTTTGATATCGCCTCCGTCCATCAGACAAAGAAAGCTGTCAGCCGTTATATGGCAGAATGCTTTAACTGGTCAGAAGCTGAAAAAGCTAGATATGAAGCTGAGCTTGATGAGGAAATACAACAAGCGACTACTCCGGTTGTTTAA
- a CDS encoding C40 family peptidase: MFKRILASMLLFALVATVAPSIDQASASGTTYYVKVNSGSLNMRNKPATSGKIVAKLPKNQLVTVSSQSKGWAKVSTKGKTGYVSSKYIAPKTTKKTSAPKTVTKTADYKAKAISVAKSNLGVKYKWGGNTTSGFDCSGLVTYSYDKAGVKLPRTAAEMYSKAGTKVTSFQPGDLLFYATSGGKKVTHVAIYIGNGQMIHSATSKGVSIVSINNSYWKPRFIGAKRI; this comes from the coding sequence TTGTTTAAGAGAATTCTAGCATCTATGTTGCTCTTCGCTTTAGTAGCTACTGTCGCACCGTCTATCGATCAAGCCTCTGCCTCTGGAACGACTTATTATGTGAAAGTTAATTCTGGATCATTAAATATGCGCAATAAACCTGCTACTTCTGGAAAAATTGTAGCTAAACTTCCTAAGAATCAGCTAGTAACTGTGTCTTCCCAATCAAAAGGTTGGGCAAAAGTTTCAACAAAAGGGAAAACAGGTTATGTAAGTTCTAAATACATTGCACCCAAAACTACTAAAAAAACTTCTGCACCAAAAACTGTTACTAAGACAGCTGATTATAAAGCTAAAGCAATCTCAGTTGCGAAAAGCAATTTGGGAGTCAAGTATAAATGGGGTGGCAACACAACCAGCGGTTTTGACTGCTCCGGTTTAGTAACATACTCATACGACAAGGCAGGCGTCAAGCTGCCTCGTACAGCAGCAGAAATGTATAGCAAGGCAGGTACGAAAGTTACTTCCTTCCAGCCAGGCGATCTATTATTCTACGCAACTAGCGGTGGCAAGAAAGTAACCCACGTTGCCATTTACATTGGAAACGGACAAATGATCCACTCTGCGACTTCAAAGGGTGTATCAATCGTAAGTATCAATAATTCATACTGGAAGCCAAGATTCATTGGTGCTAAGAGAATATAA
- a CDS encoding carbohydrate ABC transporter permease yields the protein MSTPKKILFYILLVISAFLVFFPVLYAFMISFMSGGEILQGKFFPKSIHFDNYIKVFDRLPLMNYLINSFIVSFGVMLGQLVVCSLAAYAFVFIPFKGREFIFFLFISTMMIPWEATMIPNFFTIQKLDWMNTYQGLTVPFFALAFGTFLLRQHFKTIPKELHEAAEVAGLGKFAFFWRVILPVSKTSLVTLGAYGFLTTWNMYLWPLLVTSTDQVRTVQIGLKQLQSQEVATEWGVVMAGVIVVIIPTLLLLFAGQKQLQKGLTQGALK from the coding sequence ATGTCGACACCGAAAAAAATACTTTTTTATATCTTGCTGGTGATTTCAGCCTTCCTGGTATTTTTCCCGGTTCTGTATGCATTCATGATCAGCTTCATGTCAGGCGGTGAAATCCTCCAGGGTAAGTTCTTCCCTAAGTCAATCCACTTTGATAACTATATAAAAGTGTTCGACCGTCTGCCGCTGATGAATTACTTGATTAATAGCTTCATAGTTTCGTTCGGTGTCATGCTCGGCCAGCTGGTCGTCTGCAGTCTGGCGGCCTATGCTTTTGTTTTCATCCCGTTTAAGGGAAGGGAATTCATCTTCTTCCTCTTTATATCAACAATGATGATTCCTTGGGAAGCCACGATGATTCCTAACTTTTTTACCATTCAAAAGCTGGATTGGATGAATACTTATCAAGGTTTGACTGTGCCGTTTTTCGCGCTGGCCTTCGGAACCTTTCTGCTGCGCCAGCATTTTAAGACGATTCCAAAAGAGCTGCATGAAGCGGCAGAGGTGGCAGGGCTCGGTAAGTTCGCCTTCTTTTGGAGAGTGATTCTTCCTGTCTCAAAAACGAGCCTGGTCACGCTCGGTGCCTATGGTTTCCTGACGACATGGAATATGTACTTATGGCCGTTGCTCGTTACAAGCACGGACCAGGTGAGGACAGTGCAAATTGGCTTGAAGCAGCTCCAGTCCCAGGAAGTCGCGACAGAATGGGGCGTCGTCATGGCGGGAGTGATCGTCGTCATCATCCCGACACTGCTCTTGCTTTTTGCCGGCCAAAAGCAGCTGCAAAAAGGCCTGACTCAGGGAGCGCTCAAGTAA
- the glpK gene encoding glycerol kinase GlpK, with the protein MEKYILSLDQGTTSSRAILFDKAGKVVHVSQKEFTQHFPKPGWVEHNANEIWGSVLAVIAGVLSESNVKPEQIAGIGITNQRETTVVWDKETGIPVYNAIVWQSRQTSGICDELKEKGYNDLFRDKTGLLIDAYFSGTKVKWILDNVEGARQKAEEGKLLFGTIDTWLIWKLSGGSAHVTDYSNASRTLMFNIYDLKWDEELLEILGVPASMLPEVKPSSEIYANTVTHHFFGHEIPVAGAAGDQQAALFGQACFEEGMAKNTYGTGCFMLMNTGEKAVKSENGLLTTLAWGLDGKVEYALEGSIFVAGSAIQWLRDGLRMLKSAKDSEDYATKVESTDGVYVVPAFVGLGTPYWDSDVRGAVFGLTRGTSKEHFVRATLESLAYQTKDVLSAMEADSGIELKTLRVDGGAVMNNFLMNFQSDLLNVPVERPVVNETTALGAAYLAGLAVGYWESQEEIASQWAIDSSFEPKMSDENRDQLYGGWKKAVNAAMAFK; encoded by the coding sequence ATGGAAAAGTACATTCTATCTTTAGACCAGGGAACGACAAGCTCAAGGGCGATTCTTTTCGACAAAGCAGGGAAGGTCGTTCATGTTTCGCAAAAGGAATTCACACAGCATTTTCCGAAGCCAGGCTGGGTAGAGCATAATGCGAATGAAATTTGGGGCTCCGTACTGGCTGTCATCGCAGGAGTTTTATCAGAATCAAATGTTAAGCCAGAGCAAATAGCGGGAATAGGGATTACGAACCAGCGTGAAACTACGGTTGTATGGGATAAAGAAACAGGAATTCCTGTTTATAATGCAATTGTTTGGCAATCACGGCAGACAAGCGGAATTTGTGATGAATTGAAGGAAAAAGGCTACAATGACCTTTTCCGTGATAAAACTGGATTGCTGATCGATGCTTATTTTTCCGGAACGAAAGTGAAATGGATCCTTGACAATGTAGAGGGCGCGAGACAAAAAGCGGAGGAAGGCAAGCTGTTATTCGGAACGATTGACACTTGGCTCATCTGGAAGCTTTCTGGCGGAAGTGCCCATGTTACGGACTATAGCAATGCTTCGCGCACGCTTATGTTCAATATATATGACCTGAAGTGGGATGAGGAACTCCTTGAAATTCTCGGAGTACCGGCTTCCATGCTTCCAGAGGTCAAACCATCTTCAGAGATTTACGCAAATACTGTTACGCACCATTTCTTCGGCCATGAGATTCCGGTTGCCGGTGCAGCGGGTGACCAGCAGGCGGCATTGTTCGGACAGGCGTGCTTTGAGGAAGGCATGGCGAAGAACACCTATGGCACAGGCTGCTTCATGCTGATGAACACTGGTGAAAAAGCGGTTAAATCAGAGAACGGCCTATTGACTACACTTGCATGGGGACTGGATGGCAAGGTTGAGTATGCTCTTGAGGGAAGCATTTTCGTTGCCGGATCGGCCATCCAATGGCTGCGTGACGGATTGAGAATGCTGAAGAGCGCGAAGGACAGCGAAGATTATGCAACAAAGGTTGAATCAACTGATGGAGTCTATGTTGTTCCTGCGTTCGTCGGCCTGGGAACACCTTATTGGGACAGCGACGTCAGAGGCGCGGTTTTCGGCCTGACTCGCGGAACAAGCAAGGAGCACTTCGTTCGTGCAACGCTTGAATCGCTAGCTTACCAGACGAAGGATGTTCTGTCAGCAATGGAAGCTGATTCAGGAATCGAGCTTAAGACCCTTCGCGTAGACGGCGGTGCAGTCATGAACAACTTCCTGATGAACTTCCAGAGTGACCTTTTAAATGTTCCAGTTGAAAGACCGGTAGTAAACGAAACAACTGCTTTGGGTGCAGCCTATCTTGCAGGCCTTGCGGTTGGCTATTGGGAAAGCCAGGAGGAAATTGCGTCACAGTGGGCAATCGACTCTTCATTTGAACCTAAGATGTCAGATGAAAACCGGGACCAGCTTTACGGCGGCTGGAAAAAAGCTGTTAACGCCGCAATGGCTTTTAAATAA
- a CDS encoding ABC transporter substrate-binding protein produces MMKKFRWFLVISAIFSLLVMSACSNDASKGDDKDKEKDGGTKPGEKTEISFWHAMSGPGQEALDGIVADFNNSQDKVVVNAEFQGTYEEALTKLRSVGGTDNAPAIMQVFEVGTKYMIESGFIEPMQTFIDKDNYDLSQLEENILNYYKVDGKLYSMPFNSSTPVMIYNKDAFKESGLDPESPPQTFSEVKAAAEKLTKKDERFGFSMLTYGWFFEQLVATQGGLYVDNDNGRSDDATKAVFNGEEGLRVFKFLDDMNKAGTFGNYGTNWDDIRAAFQTGKVAMYMDSSAGVAGAINNSSFDVGVAYIPYPDEVERQGVAIGGASLWMSKGIGEDKQQAAWEFMKFLASPESQAKWHIGTGYFAINPAAYEEDIVKTEWEKYPQFKVTVDQLQDTKPSFATQGALISVFPESRQQVVTALENMYQGTLPQEALDQAAEGTDRAIEIANKTKKK; encoded by the coding sequence ATGATGAAAAAGTTCAGATGGTTCCTCGTGATCAGTGCGATTTTCAGCTTATTAGTCATGTCGGCATGTTCAAATGATGCAAGTAAGGGAGATGACAAAGACAAGGAGAAGGATGGGGGCACGAAGCCTGGTGAGAAAACAGAAATCTCGTTCTGGCATGCAATGTCGGGACCTGGCCAGGAAGCACTTGATGGCATTGTTGCGGATTTTAACAATTCCCAGGATAAAGTTGTGGTCAATGCAGAATTCCAGGGTACTTATGAAGAAGCACTGACAAAGCTTCGCAGTGTGGGAGGCACCGATAATGCGCCGGCTATCATGCAGGTGTTTGAAGTAGGAACGAAATACATGATTGAAAGCGGCTTCATTGAGCCGATGCAAACATTCATTGACAAGGACAATTATGATCTGTCCCAGCTTGAGGAAAACATCCTGAACTACTATAAGGTCGATGGCAAACTGTATTCAATGCCGTTCAACTCTTCGACGCCGGTGATGATCTATAACAAGGATGCTTTTAAGGAATCGGGTCTTGATCCGGAAAGTCCGCCGCAAACATTCAGTGAAGTAAAAGCGGCTGCTGAAAAACTGACGAAGAAAGACGAACGATTTGGATTCTCGATGCTGACATATGGCTGGTTCTTTGAACAGCTTGTAGCGACACAAGGCGGCCTGTATGTCGACAATGATAACGGACGTTCCGATGACGCAACTAAAGCTGTGTTCAACGGGGAGGAAGGGCTTAGAGTCTTCAAGTTCCTTGACGACATGAACAAAGCCGGAACCTTCGGCAACTACGGAACGAACTGGGATGACATCCGTGCTGCTTTCCAGACAGGAAAAGTTGCCATGTACATGGATTCATCCGCAGGTGTTGCCGGAGCGATCAATAACTCTTCATTTGATGTTGGTGTTGCCTATATCCCTTACCCGGATGAAGTCGAGAGACAGGGAGTCGCGATTGGCGGGGCGTCGCTATGGATGAGCAAAGGGATTGGTGAAGATAAGCAGCAGGCAGCATGGGAATTCATGAAGTTCCTCGCATCACCAGAAAGCCAGGCGAAATGGCATATCGGCACAGGCTACTTCGCCATCAACCCGGCTGCATATGAAGAGGATATCGTAAAGACAGAGTGGGAGAAATACCCACAATTCAAGGTAACCGTAGACCAGCTGCAGGATACAAAACCATCATTTGCGACCCAGGGTGCATTGATTTCCGTCTTCCCAGAATCACGCCAGCAAGTCGTGACCGCACTTGAAAACATGTACCAGGGAACACTGCCGCAGGAAGCATTGGATCAGGCAGCTGAAGGAACAGACAGGGCGATTGAGATCGCGAATAAGACGAAGAAGAAGTAA
- a CDS encoding ABC transporter ATP-binding protein, with product MKKVELIGVSKSYDKKTEVISDITVTIEPGEFFVLVGPSGCGKSTMLRMIAGLEEITGGVLKIGDFEANWLPPSKRDISMVFQNYALYPHLTVEENIVFGLHVKKVPKPERKKRCEDVAEMLGLTPYLKRKPRELSGGQRQRVALARAIVNQAPICLMDEPLSNLDAKLRAHMRSEIRQIQRRLGITMIYVTHDQVEAMTMGDRIMILHDGKIQQIGQPIDIYNNPANPFVATFIGSPPMNIGKGKVGSAKNEIVFSEDAKITVPEKDRSLLKSDTIIIGVRPEHMKAATKETKAKDKVYVKTTNVEILGNETIFSFDMGGREWMAKWTGQWRIDVGDMVPIVINYDSLCLFDSETEKIIKTPSDIENHVFDKEVFI from the coding sequence ATGAAGAAGGTAGAATTGATAGGTGTCTCTAAATCGTATGATAAAAAAACAGAAGTCATTTCAGATATTACTGTCACGATTGAACCTGGAGAGTTTTTCGTGCTTGTCGGCCCTTCAGGCTGCGGGAAAAGCACAATGCTGCGAATGATTGCCGGCCTCGAAGAAATCACGGGCGGTGTTTTGAAAATCGGCGATTTCGAGGCGAACTGGCTCCCGCCCAGCAAAAGGGATATTTCGATGGTATTCCAAAACTATGCTTTATACCCTCATTTAACGGTTGAAGAGAATATCGTTTTCGGCCTCCATGTAAAAAAAGTGCCAAAGCCTGAACGAAAAAAGCGATGTGAAGATGTTGCGGAAATGCTCGGGTTAACTCCTTATTTGAAAAGGAAACCCCGTGAGCTGTCCGGCGGGCAAAGACAGCGGGTTGCCCTGGCCAGGGCCATCGTCAACCAGGCACCGATTTGCCTGATGGATGAACCTTTATCCAACCTGGACGCTAAATTAAGGGCTCATATGCGTTCGGAAATCAGGCAGATCCAAAGGCGTCTCGGTATCACGATGATCTATGTCACCCACGACCAGGTCGAAGCGATGACGATGGGAGACAGGATCATGATCCTCCATGACGGCAAAATCCAGCAGATTGGCCAGCCAATCGATATTTATAATAACCCGGCCAATCCTTTCGTCGCGACATTCATTGGTTCGCCGCCGATGAATATTGGCAAAGGGAAGGTGGGCAGTGCAAAAAATGAGATTGTTTTCAGCGAGGACGCAAAAATAACTGTTCCCGAAAAAGATCGTTCATTATTAAAATCCGACACAATCATCATCGGCGTCCGGCCTGAGCACATGAAGGCAGCGACAAAAGAGACGAAAGCAAAAGATAAAGTCTATGTAAAAACGACCAATGTAGAGATCCTTGGAAATGAAACGATCTTCTCCTTCGATATGGGAGGAAGGGAATGGATGGCGAAATGGACTGGCCAATGGCGGATTGATGTTGGGGACATGGTCCCGATTGTCATCAATTACGACTCTCTCTGTTTGTTTGACAGCGAGACGGAAAAAATCATCAAAACTCCATCGGATATCGAGAACCATGTTTTTGATAAAGAGGTGTTCATATGA
- a CDS encoding BglG family transcription antiterminator encodes MTINKRKKEILSRLIRMDLYISMKTLTEELGVTRSTVYRDIKGINDWLEKHHLQPVQYARNKGFYLNPVEKASIKNKLGKLTLDPEYQLSAKERRAWIGVLLLTREKAVFLDNLLKKLNVSRSTILRDLEQLKARLLRHRLDLQKEKRHGYRIVGAEEDKRRSLVHFLARIHPVKESHWLSLEEQISEGTWTTELFASPEAAGVYRILIESEKYLDIHYPDDMMEILSVHLLFLLKRYRQGKTMHMDPMEKVILKPSEEYSAAKFIGNQIEKQFDLSIPDDELCYITVCLMGAKTEEYCPSSAGEAELALLKKIINKMVSDFEEDFHLAFRDRDVLERSLYFHLKSAYYRIIYGLEYDNPLAESIISNFPDLYKETKKVIHYLEEAMGKRISEDEVALIAMHFGGWIERPGA; translated from the coding sequence ATGACAATAAATAAACGTAAAAAAGAGATATTGAGCAGGTTAATTCGAATGGATCTATATATTTCTATGAAAACACTCACCGAAGAACTGGGCGTCACCAGGAGCACTGTTTACCGTGATATAAAAGGGATTAATGACTGGCTGGAGAAACATCATCTGCAGCCTGTTCAGTATGCACGGAATAAAGGGTTTTATTTGAATCCGGTTGAAAAGGCATCAATAAAAAACAAACTTGGAAAACTTACGCTGGACCCAGAATACCAGCTTTCAGCGAAAGAACGAAGAGCCTGGATAGGAGTCTTGCTACTAACCAGGGAGAAGGCGGTCTTTCTAGATAATTTGCTTAAAAAGCTTAATGTAAGCAGGAGTACGATTTTACGAGATTTAGAACAATTGAAGGCTAGGCTTCTTCGCCATCGTTTGGATTTACAGAAGGAAAAAAGGCATGGTTACCGTATCGTAGGAGCAGAGGAAGATAAACGGCGCAGCCTTGTCCATTTCCTTGCGAGGATTCATCCTGTAAAAGAAAGTCACTGGTTAAGCTTAGAAGAGCAAATCTCAGAAGGAACTTGGACGACTGAATTATTTGCTTCACCAGAAGCAGCTGGTGTTTACCGTATTTTAATTGAATCTGAGAAATACCTTGATATCCATTATCCCGATGACATGATGGAGATCCTGAGCGTTCACCTGCTGTTCTTGCTGAAAAGGTATCGTCAGGGAAAGACAATGCACATGGACCCGATGGAAAAGGTCATTTTGAAGCCATCCGAAGAGTATTCGGCAGCTAAATTTATTGGCAATCAAATCGAGAAACAGTTCGACTTGAGCATTCCAGATGATGAACTGTGTTATATCACTGTATGCCTGATGGGGGCGAAGACTGAGGAGTATTGTCCGAGTAGTGCAGGAGAGGCTGAATTGGCACTCTTGAAAAAAATCATCAATAAGATGGTAAGTGACTTTGAAGAAGATTTCCACCTGGCTTTCCGTGACAGGGACGTTCTTGAACGTAGTCTATATTTTCATCTGAAGTCGGCCTATTATCGCATCATCTATGGGCTTGAATACGACAATCCACTGGCTGAATCCATCATCAGCAATTTTCCGGATCTCTACAAGGAAACAAAAAAAGTAATACATTACCTTGAAGAGGCCATGGGCAAAAGGATATCAGAAGATGAAGTAGCATTGATTGCCATGCATTTCGGCGGATGGATCGAACGGCCAGGTGCGTGA
- a CDS encoding glycerophosphodiester phosphodiesterase: MRNSLIISFCLLALFFASCQGRGAAPAFVFTGDFVTIAHRGASGHAPEHTMSAYDLAVSSGADYIEIDLQMTKDGELIALHDLEVDRTTNGSGRASLMTLKEIKALDAGSWFNKQNPQSAEPSYEDLEIPTLEEIFQRYGTTVNYYIETKSTGMENKLINLLREYSIIGSDSKVILQSFYSKSLKKIHRLAPGIPLIQLYRYKEQAKMTTRELRSLEKYAAGIGANFDMVDEEYIKKAHSHGLAVHLFTVNTDKAIQRAVEMGADGVFTDYPEKVKRKNLLSKGGLKFKQPE; encoded by the coding sequence ATGAGGAACTCGTTAATTATTAGTTTCTGTTTGTTAGCGCTATTTTTTGCAAGTTGCCAAGGAAGAGGAGCGGCACCAGCCTTTGTTTTTACCGGTGATTTCGTGACCATCGCCCATAGAGGGGCGTCCGGTCATGCTCCCGAACATACTATGTCTGCTTACGATTTGGCTGTCTCTTCAGGTGCAGACTATATTGAGATTGACCTGCAAATGACAAAAGACGGGGAATTAATCGCTTTGCATGATTTGGAGGTAGACCGGACAACGAATGGGTCGGGGCGAGCAAGCCTGATGACATTGAAGGAAATTAAAGCCCTGGATGCTGGTTCATGGTTCAATAAACAAAACCCGCAATCCGCTGAACCTTCCTATGAAGATTTGGAGATTCCAACACTTGAGGAAATTTTTCAGCGGTACGGAACAACCGTAAATTATTACATTGAAACTAAATCAACAGGAATGGAAAACAAGTTAATCAATTTGCTAAGAGAATACTCAATCATCGGTTCTGATTCGAAAGTAATCCTTCAATCTTTTTACAGTAAAAGCCTGAAAAAGATTCACCGGCTTGCACCCGGAATTCCACTGATTCAGCTTTACAGATATAAGGAACAGGCGAAAATGACAACGAGGGAGTTACGTTCACTAGAAAAATATGCAGCAGGGATAGGAGCGAACTTTGATATGGTCGATGAGGAATATATTAAAAAAGCCCATAGTCACGGTCTTGCGGTTCATCTTTTCACTGTAAATACTGATAAAGCGATTCAACGTGCTGTTGAGATGGGAGCAGATGGAGTGTTTACGGATTATCCTGAAAAGGTTAAAAGAAAAAACCTCCTATCAAAAGGAGGTCTCAAGTTTAAACAACCGGAGTAG
- a CDS encoding SMI1/KNR4 family protein: MWREFVSTISKEHYFKEPATKYEIDQIQKELNVELPEELAVLLNETNGVFDNWNCPLIWSTSQIVKDNLFFRNFEDYKDIYMPLDHLFFFSEAGNGDLFCYAILKNGSIEKNDIYVWNHEDDSRTWVAASLKQFIEGWLTDKIGV; the protein is encoded by the coding sequence ATGTGGAGAGAATTTGTTTCTACTATTTCGAAGGAACACTACTTTAAAGAACCTGCAACAAAGTATGAGATTGATCAAATTCAAAAAGAATTGAATGTTGAATTGCCTGAAGAATTAGCAGTGTTATTGAATGAAACAAATGGTGTTTTTGACAATTGGAATTGTCCGCTGATTTGGTCTACTTCTCAAATTGTCAAAGACAATCTTTTCTTTAGAAATTTTGAAGACTATAAAGATATTTATATGCCATTAGATCATCTTTTCTTTTTCTCGGAAGCTGGTAACGGTGATTTGTTTTGCTACGCAATATTAAAAAATGGCAGTATTGAAAAGAATGATATATACGTCTGGAATCACGAGGATGATAGTCGGACATGGGTAGCAGCTTCCTTGAAACAATTTATTGAAGGCTGGCTTACCGACAAGATTGGTGTTTAG
- a CDS encoding carbohydrate ABC transporter permease encodes MKADAASTPPKQLGLWRKSLNARTALLYLFPSILLFSVFIFYPMFRTIYLSFFLTDQQGAAALFVGFENYTYLFESREFRNSIKATVLFVLYTVPTGVIIALFLALIANEKLKGIGFFRTVYSSTMGISVAASSVVWLFLFHPSIGMFNRLLNVMNLPGVQWLLDPDWALVSISISTIWMNIGFSFLILLGGLQNIDEYLYESAKIDGAGYWYQLRRITIPMLSPTLFFIITISLINAFQTFGQVDILTKGGPSQATNLIVYSIYREAFVNYQFGTASAQAVFLFICILIVTILQFKLGEKKVHYQ; translated from the coding sequence ATGAAGGCAGACGCAGCCAGTACTCCTCCAAAGCAGCTCGGCTTGTGGAGGAAATCGCTTAATGCGCGCACAGCTCTTTTGTACCTGTTTCCGTCAATTCTTTTGTTTTCGGTTTTCATATTTTACCCGATGTTCCGGACGATTTACCTGAGCTTTTTCCTGACCGACCAGCAGGGTGCGGCTGCATTGTTTGTCGGCTTTGAAAATTACACATATCTTTTCGAGTCAAGGGAATTTCGCAACAGTATCAAGGCAACGGTGCTGTTTGTTCTCTATACCGTTCCGACAGGGGTCATCATTGCGCTCTTTTTGGCGCTGATCGCGAATGAAAAATTAAAAGGAATCGGTTTTTTCCGGACAGTCTATTCTTCGACTATGGGCATTTCGGTGGCGGCTTCCTCTGTCGTCTGGCTGTTCCTGTTCCATCCAAGCATCGGGATGTTCAACCGGCTGCTTAATGTCATGAATTTACCGGGCGTACAGTGGCTGCTTGATCCTGATTGGGCGCTCGTGTCGATTTCAATCTCGACGATCTGGATGAATATCGGCTTCTCGTTTCTCATCCTGCTTGGCGGGCTGCAGAATATTGATGAATATTTATATGAAAGCGCCAAGATCGACGGTGCCGGCTATTGGTATCAGCTGCGCAGGATCACAATCCCGATGCTGTCGCCGACATTGTTTTTCATCATCACTATTTCGCTGATCAATGCGTTCCAGACATTCGGGCAGGTCGATATTCTAACGAAGGGCGGTCCTTCCCAGGCAACCAATCTCATTGTTTACTCCATTTACCGGGAAGCATTCGTCAACTATCAGTTTGGTACGGCAAGTGCCCAGGCAGTCTTTTTATTCATTTGCATCCTGATTGTGACGATTTTGCAATTTAAGCTCGGAGAAAAGAAGGTGCACTATCAATGA